One Lysobacter enzymogenes DNA segment encodes these proteins:
- a CDS encoding RNA polymerase sigma factor — MRGEATAARQRRFEALLAAHRGIVYKVAAGYARGEDERADLAQDIAAQLWRAFPRYDPQRSFSTWMYRIALNVAISHLRERSRRHDTLALDEDLHALPADDGDTPEIAQRLRLLQRLIAQQPPLDRALLLLYLEDRGHREIAEVLGLSESNVATKIGRLKQRLRAALAD, encoded by the coding sequence ATGCGCGGGGAGGCTACGGCGGCGCGGCAGCGCCGCTTCGAGGCGCTGCTGGCCGCGCACCGCGGCATCGTCTACAAGGTCGCCGCCGGCTACGCCCGCGGCGAGGACGAGCGCGCCGACCTGGCCCAGGACATCGCCGCGCAGCTGTGGCGCGCGTTCCCCCGCTACGATCCGCAGCGCAGCTTTTCCACCTGGATGTACCGCATCGCCCTCAACGTGGCGATCTCGCACCTGCGCGAACGCAGCCGCCGCCACGACACCCTGGCGCTGGACGAAGACCTGCACGCGCTGCCCGCCGACGACGGCGACACGCCGGAAATCGCGCAGCGCCTGCGCCTGCTGCAGCGCCTGATCGCGCAGCAGCCGCCGCTGGACCGCGCCTTGCTGCTGCTCTACCTGGAAGACCGCGGCCATCGCGAGATCGCCGAAGTCCTGGGCCTGAGCGAAAGCAACGTCGCCACCAAGATCGGCCGGCTCAAGCAGCGCCTGCGCGCCGCGCTGGCCGACTGA
- a CDS encoding serine/threonine protein kinase, producing the protein MSAATMELDELKQAWQALGDKLDRQHRMERLRLREERGRRMRSGLRPLVWGQALQMAAGVLLTIWGAAFWSAHAHSAHLLAFGLALHLYGIALVVCGAWVQSCVAVIDYTAPVLALQRRLAALRRAYVRGGLAVGLAWWLLWMPALAAILMSLFGVDLYRNAPSMFVYGGAVGVAGLLASAWFLRWSRDPARPRLRRAVDDGVAGASVRRAEAVLEEIERFEQE; encoded by the coding sequence ATGAGCGCAGCGACGATGGAACTCGACGAACTCAAGCAAGCCTGGCAGGCGCTGGGCGACAAGCTCGACCGCCAGCACCGGATGGAACGGCTGCGCCTGCGCGAAGAGCGCGGCCGGCGCATGCGCAGCGGGCTGCGTCCGCTGGTGTGGGGACAGGCGCTGCAGATGGCCGCCGGCGTGCTGCTGACGATCTGGGGCGCAGCGTTCTGGAGCGCGCATGCGCACAGCGCGCACCTGCTCGCGTTCGGCCTGGCCCTGCATCTGTACGGCATCGCCCTGGTGGTGTGCGGCGCGTGGGTGCAGTCCTGCGTCGCCGTCATCGACTACACCGCACCGGTGTTGGCCCTGCAGCGGCGGCTGGCGGCGCTGCGCCGGGCCTACGTGCGCGGCGGCCTCGCGGTCGGGCTGGCCTGGTGGCTGCTGTGGATGCCGGCGTTGGCGGCGATCCTGATGAGCCTGTTCGGCGTCGACCTGTACCGCAACGCGCCGTCGATGTTCGTCTACGGCGGCGCGGTCGGGGTGGCCGGCCTGCTGGCCAGCGCGTGGTTCCTGCGCTGGTCGCGCGACCCGGCCCGGCCGCGCCTGCGCCGGGCGGTGGACGACGGCGTCGCCGGCGCCAGCGTGCGCCGCGCCGAGGCGGTGCTGGAGGAGATCGAGCGCTTCGAGCAGGAGTGA
- a CDS encoding metalloregulator ArsR/SmtB family transcription factor gives MSQDKIFEALASRPRRQILAFLSERELSAGDIAARFDMSAPAVSRHLSVLVNAGLISSERRGQFVVYKLVPDHLVNTLTQFAFEICPVGGPLKRESRRAARKSAGGKPAA, from the coding sequence ATGTCGCAAGACAAGATCTTCGAAGCCCTGGCGTCGAGGCCGCGCCGGCAAATCCTGGCCTTCCTGTCCGAGCGCGAGCTCAGCGCCGGCGACATCGCCGCGCGTTTCGACATGAGCGCGCCGGCGGTGTCGCGGCATCTGTCGGTGCTGGTCAACGCCGGCCTGATCAGCAGCGAGCGTCGCGGCCAATTCGTGGTCTACAAGCTGGTGCCGGACCATCTGGTCAATACGCTGACCCAGTTCGCGTTCGAAATCTGCCCGGTCGGCGGCCCGCTCAAGCGCGAAAGCCGGCGCGCGGCGCGCAAGAGCGCGGGCGGCAAGCCGGCGGCTTGA
- a CDS encoding GIY-YIG nuclease family protein, with the protein MPWYVYLIECTDGSLYTGIAVDVERRYAQHAAGKGARYTRAHPPARLLARFEHPDRGAALRAEYAIKQLTAAAKRALCAQAPVAAESATG; encoded by the coding sequence ATGCCCTGGTACGTCTACCTCATCGAATGCACCGACGGCAGCCTCTACACCGGCATCGCCGTCGACGTGGAGCGCCGCTACGCCCAGCACGCCGCCGGCAAGGGCGCGCGCTATACCCGCGCGCATCCGCCGGCGCGGTTGCTGGCGCGCTTCGAGCACCCCGACCGCGGCGCCGCGCTGCGCGCCGAGTACGCGATCAAACAGCTCACCGCAGCGGCCAAGCGCGCGCTGTGCGCGCAGGCGCCGGTCGCGGCCGAAAGCGCAACGGGCTGA
- a CDS encoding MAPEG family protein: MNTELQMLAWAVALGIVHLLVAAAFMTAQRGVRWNASARDGTPPPLTGTAARIDRAWRNYLETFPLFAALALAVVVAGRGNDHTALAAQLYFWARLAYVPVYAAGIPYLRSAVWAVSLWGILQLLWALL; the protein is encoded by the coding sequence ATGAACACCGAATTGCAGATGCTGGCCTGGGCGGTCGCGCTGGGCATCGTCCACCTGCTGGTGGCGGCCGCGTTCATGACCGCGCAACGCGGCGTGCGCTGGAACGCCAGCGCGCGCGACGGCACGCCGCCGCCGCTGACCGGCACGGCCGCGCGCATCGACCGCGCCTGGCGCAATTACCTGGAAACCTTCCCGCTGTTCGCCGCGCTGGCGCTCGCCGTGGTCGTCGCCGGCCGCGGCAACGACCACACCGCATTGGCCGCGCAGCTGTATTTCTGGGCGCGGCTGGCGTATGTGCCGGTCTATGCCGCCGGCATTCCGTACCTGCGTTCGGCGGTGTGGGCGGTGTCGCTGTGGGGAATCCTGCAATTGCTGTGGGCGCTGCTGTAG
- a CDS encoding zinc-dependent alcohol dehydrogenase family protein: MKRAQYERRGPVPQDVIEAVEFQTPPLAAGQVLIEVLAAPINPSDVLTLTGDYGLLPPLPAVGGNEGVGRVAELGPEVTQLKLGQTVLLPIQGGSWATHMVGTAKHLVPLPDGADPKQLAMITINPPTALLMLSDIVALEPGDWVIQNAANSAVGTYLIQLAKARGLRTINVVRRESAVEAVQAAGADVVLVDGEDLGKRAREAAQKAPIKLGIDAVGGLATQHVAQALGEGGVVVNYGAMSGEACQISPASFVFRDVSLRGFWLSRWFQQAAPARRAQVFGEIAQRVAAGELHARVQATYPLERIKDAVAAAATGERDGKILILPNGEV, translated from the coding sequence ATGAAGCGAGCCCAGTACGAGCGGCGCGGCCCGGTGCCGCAGGACGTGATCGAGGCGGTCGAGTTCCAGACCCCGCCGCTGGCCGCGGGCCAGGTGCTGATCGAGGTGCTGGCCGCGCCGATCAACCCTTCCGACGTGCTGACCCTGACCGGCGACTACGGCCTGCTGCCGCCGCTGCCGGCGGTGGGCGGCAACGAAGGCGTGGGGCGGGTGGCCGAGCTCGGCCCGGAGGTGACCCAGCTCAAGCTCGGCCAGACCGTGCTGCTGCCGATCCAGGGCGGCAGCTGGGCCACGCACATGGTCGGCACGGCCAAGCATCTGGTGCCGCTGCCCGACGGCGCCGACCCCAAGCAACTGGCGATGATCACCATCAACCCGCCGACCGCGCTGCTGATGCTCAGCGACATCGTCGCGCTGGAGCCGGGCGACTGGGTGATCCAGAACGCGGCCAATTCGGCCGTGGGCACATACCTGATCCAGTTGGCCAAGGCGCGCGGGCTGCGCACGATCAACGTGGTGCGGCGCGAGTCGGCGGTGGAAGCGGTGCAAGCGGCCGGCGCCGACGTGGTCCTGGTCGACGGCGAGGACCTGGGCAAGCGCGCGCGCGAGGCGGCGCAGAAGGCGCCGATCAAGCTCGGCATCGACGCGGTCGGCGGGCTGGCGACCCAGCACGTCGCCCAGGCCCTGGGCGAGGGCGGGGTGGTGGTGAACTACGGCGCGATGAGCGGCGAGGCCTGCCAGATTTCGCCGGCCTCGTTCGTGTTCCGCGACGTGTCGCTGCGCGGGTTCTGGCTGTCGCGCTGGTTCCAGCAGGCGGCGCCGGCGCGGCGCGCGCAGGTGTTCGGCGAGATCGCCCAGCGGGTGGCCGCGGGCGAACTGCACGCGCGGGTGCAGGCGACCTATCCGCTGGAGCGGATCAAGGACGCGGTGGCCGCGGCCGCGACCGGCGAGCGCGACGGCAAGATCCTGATCCTGCCCAACGGCGAGGTGTGA
- a CDS encoding RNA-binding S4 domain-containing protein: protein MQPIRFALDAGHDYVELNQLLKLAGLAHSGGTGKAIVASGAVRVDGQVELRKTCKIRAGQVVECEGVRIEVVAD from the coding sequence ATGCAACCGATCCGCTTCGCCCTCGACGCCGGCCACGACTACGTCGAACTCAACCAACTGCTCAAGCTGGCCGGCCTCGCCCACAGCGGCGGCACCGGCAAGGCCATCGTCGCCAGCGGCGCGGTGCGGGTCGACGGCCAGGTGGAACTGCGCAAGACCTGCAAGATCCGCGCGGGTCAGGTGGTGGAGTGCGAGGGGGTGCGGATCGAGGTGGTGGCGGACTGA
- a CDS encoding bifunctional nicotinamide-nucleotide adenylyltransferase/Nudix hydroxylase: MALQQYDYLVFIGRFEPFHNGHAAVARHALGKAAKVVFLVGSADTPRTVKNPFTVAERAVMIQAALADSADRLIVRPLRDHLYNESQWIANVQRSVAEAVRADGGAADARIGLVGMDKDASSYYLREFPQWPLVDVNHTATLSATELRKYLFEANQLDSHGGLMLIRANVPAPVFDMLEAFRKSSPAFKQLVAEYQFIEQYRAAWSDAPYAPTFVTTDAVVVHSGHVLLVRRRAEPGKGLWALPGGFVGQHESLLDACLRELREETRLKVPLAVLKGSIKGERVFDHPERSARGRTITHAFHFDFPAGELPQVRGGDDADKARWFPVSEALEMSPQLFEDHLHILEYFLGRG, translated from the coding sequence ATGGCACTGCAGCAATACGATTACCTCGTCTTCATCGGCCGCTTCGAGCCCTTCCACAACGGCCACGCCGCCGTCGCCCGCCACGCGCTGGGCAAGGCCGCCAAGGTCGTCTTCCTGGTCGGTTCCGCCGACACCCCCCGCACCGTCAAGAACCCCTTCACCGTCGCCGAGCGCGCGGTGATGATCCAGGCCGCGCTCGCCGACAGCGCCGACCGCCTGATCGTGCGTCCGCTGCGCGACCACCTCTACAACGAGAGCCAGTGGATCGCCAACGTCCAGCGCAGCGTCGCCGAGGCGGTGCGCGCCGACGGCGGCGCGGCGGATGCGCGCATCGGTCTGGTCGGCATGGACAAGGACGCCTCCAGCTACTACCTGCGCGAGTTCCCGCAGTGGCCGCTGGTCGACGTCAACCACACCGCCACGCTGTCGGCCACCGAACTGCGCAAGTACCTGTTCGAGGCCAACCAGCTCGACAGCCACGGCGGGCTGATGCTGATCCGCGCCAACGTGCCGGCGCCGGTGTTCGACATGCTCGAGGCGTTCCGCAAGAGCTCGCCGGCGTTCAAGCAACTGGTCGCCGAATACCAGTTCATCGAGCAGTACCGCGCGGCCTGGAGCGATGCGCCCTACGCGCCGACCTTCGTCACCACCGACGCGGTGGTGGTGCATTCCGGCCACGTGCTGCTGGTGCGCCGCCGCGCCGAACCGGGCAAGGGCCTGTGGGCGCTGCCGGGCGGTTTCGTCGGCCAGCACGAAAGCCTGCTCGACGCCTGCCTGCGCGAGCTGCGCGAGGAAACCCGGCTGAAAGTGCCGCTGGCGGTGCTCAAGGGCTCGATCAAGGGCGAGCGCGTGTTCGACCATCCCGAGCGCAGCGCGCGCGGCCGCACCATCACCCACGCCTTCCACTTCGACTTTCCCGCCGGCGAACTGCCGCAGGTGCGCGGCGGCGACGACGCCGACAAGGCGCGCTGGTTCCCGGTCAGCGAGGCGCTGGAGATGAGCCCGCAGCTGTTCGAAGACCACCTGCACATCCTCGAATACTTCCTGGGCCGCGGCTGA
- a CDS encoding nicotinate phosphoribosyltransferase, with protein MQCLDNLLLNTDSYKASHWLQYPPGTDATFFYIESRGGVYDRTVFFGLQAILKEYLAKPVTHADIDEARDLFAAHGEPFNEAGWRYIVDKHDGLMPIRIRAVPEGTVVPTHQALVTIESTDPQAYWVPSYLETLLLRLWYPVTVATTSWHAKQTIRQFLERTSDDPEGQLPFKLHDFGARGVSSTESAALGGAAHLVNFLGTDTVSGLLLAKRYYHEPMAGYSIPAAEHSTITSWGREREVDAYRNMLDQFAKPGAIVAVVSDSYDIFHAIREHWGKTLREQIIASGATLVVRPDSGDPVDVVHQCLSLLDEAFGHTVNGKGYKVLNHVRVIQGDGINPTSIRAILERATSYGYATDNLAFGMGGALLQRLDRDTQKFALKCSAARVDGEWIDVYKDPVTDKGKSSKRGRMTLLRHREYGHFKTVPVPADAPSLEEATKPVGYEDAMVTVWEDGKLVADWTFAQVRERANAARL; from the coding sequence ATGCAATGCCTCGACAACCTGCTGCTCAACACCGACAGCTACAAGGCCAGCCACTGGCTGCAGTACCCGCCCGGCACCGATGCGACGTTCTTCTACATCGAATCGCGCGGCGGCGTGTACGACCGCACGGTGTTCTTCGGCCTGCAGGCGATCCTCAAGGAGTACCTGGCCAAGCCGGTCACCCACGCCGACATCGACGAAGCGCGCGACCTGTTCGCTGCGCACGGCGAACCGTTCAACGAAGCCGGCTGGCGCTACATCGTCGATAAGCACGACGGGCTGATGCCGATCCGGATCCGCGCCGTGCCCGAAGGCACCGTGGTGCCGACCCACCAGGCGCTGGTGACGATCGAATCGACCGACCCACAGGCCTATTGGGTGCCGTCGTACCTGGAAACCCTGCTGCTGCGCCTGTGGTACCCGGTGACGGTGGCCACCACCAGCTGGCATGCCAAGCAGACCATCCGCCAGTTCCTGGAACGCACCAGCGACGACCCGGAAGGCCAGCTGCCGTTCAAGCTGCACGACTTCGGCGCGCGCGGCGTGTCCAGCACCGAATCGGCCGCGCTCGGCGGCGCCGCGCACCTGGTCAACTTCCTCGGCACCGACACCGTCTCCGGCCTGCTGCTGGCCAAGCGCTACTACCACGAGCCGATGGCCGGCTATTCGATCCCCGCCGCCGAGCACAGCACCATCACCAGCTGGGGCCGCGAGCGCGAGGTCGATGCCTACCGCAACATGCTCGACCAGTTCGCCAAGCCCGGCGCGATCGTCGCGGTGGTGTCGGACAGTTACGACATCTTCCATGCGATTCGCGAGCACTGGGGCAAGACCCTGCGCGAGCAGATCATCGCTTCCGGCGCGACCTTGGTGGTGCGCCCCGACTCGGGCGACCCGGTCGATGTCGTGCACCAGTGCCTGTCCCTGCTCGACGAGGCCTTCGGCCACACCGTCAACGGCAAGGGCTACAAGGTGCTCAACCACGTGCGGGTGATCCAGGGCGACGGCATCAACCCGACCAGCATCCGCGCGATCCTGGAACGCGCGACCAGCTACGGCTACGCCACCGACAACCTCGCCTTCGGCATGGGCGGCGCGCTGCTGCAGCGGCTCGACCGCGACACCCAGAAGTTCGCGCTGAAGTGCTCGGCCGCGCGCGTGGACGGCGAATGGATCGACGTCTACAAGGACCCGGTCACCGACAAGGGCAAGTCGAGCAAGCGCGGCCGCATGACCCTGCTGCGCCATCGCGAATACGGCCACTTCAAGACCGTGCCGGTGCCGGCGGACGCGCCTTCGCTGGAGGAAGCGACCAAGCCGGTGGGCTACGAAGACGCGATGGTGACGGTGTGGGAGGACGGCAAGCTGGTCGCCGACTGGACGTTCGCGCAGGTGCGGGAACGGGCGAACGCGGCGCGGCTTTGA
- a CDS encoding DNA methyltransferase yields MDSRSWLLLEPDPPQLRLPDDLRARDPFGGRDCGWVAQMRPFVRHYAAPGARVFDPFCGFATTLLAAALEGRRGCGLEIDPARAQLARERLQRHGIDAPVAVGSLPDAPAPLPFDLCLTNVPYFGCRWPDPAGAPGADAGQLYLERDYEAYLRRLRDIFHAVRAALPDGGYCIAMAENLTLGERTLPLAWDLARILGALFVTREERLLCYARDPRALAPGDASTDRSHEYALVFQKQRERICLDSTGDELQALREAGFAFELHGSYPRWLADPDARAPADADLLLADDQAEFDRLLWWLHERRYELTLWGEPVHPPLRLPRLREHWYLRAQRRDRLGRLVRLDLSLTDQAAR; encoded by the coding sequence ATGGATAGCCGCAGCTGGCTGCTGCTGGAGCCCGACCCGCCGCAGCTGCGGCTGCCCGACGACCTGCGCGCGCGCGATCCGTTCGGCGGCCGCGACTGCGGCTGGGTCGCGCAGATGCGCCCGTTCGTGCGCCACTACGCCGCGCCGGGCGCGCGCGTGTTCGATCCGTTCTGCGGCTTCGCCACCACCTTGCTCGCCGCCGCGCTCGAAGGCCGCCGCGGCTGCGGACTGGAGATCGACCCGGCGCGCGCGCAACTGGCGCGCGAACGGCTGCAACGCCACGGCATCGACGCGCCGGTCGCCGTCGGCAGCCTGCCGGATGCGCCGGCGCCGCTGCCGTTCGACCTATGCCTGACCAACGTGCCCTACTTCGGCTGCCGCTGGCCCGACCCCGCCGGCGCGCCCGGCGCGGACGCCGGCCAGCTCTATCTGGAACGCGACTACGAAGCCTACCTGCGGCGCCTGCGCGACATCTTCCACGCCGTGCGCGCGGCCCTGCCCGACGGCGGCTACTGCATCGCCATGGCCGAAAACCTGACTCTCGGCGAGCGCACGCTGCCGCTGGCCTGGGACCTGGCGCGGATTCTCGGCGCGCTGTTCGTGACGCGCGAAGAGCGCCTGCTGTGCTACGCGCGCGATCCGCGCGCGCTGGCGCCCGGCGACGCGTCCACCGACCGCAGCCACGAATACGCGCTGGTGTTCCAGAAACAGCGCGAGCGCATCTGCCTGGACAGCACCGGCGACGAACTGCAGGCGTTGCGCGAAGCCGGATTCGCGTTCGAGCTGCACGGCAGCTACCCGCGCTGGCTGGCCGACCCCGACGCGCGCGCGCCGGCCGACGCCGACCTGCTGCTAGCCGACGATCAGGCCGAGTTCGACCGCCTGCTGTGGTGGCTGCACGAGCGCCGCTACGAACTGACGCTGTGGGGCGAACCCGTGCACCCGCCGCTGCGCCTGCCGCGCCTGCGCGAACACTGGTACCTGCGCGCGCAACGCCGCGACCGGCTGGGCCGGCTGGTGCGCCTGGACCTGTCGCTGACCGACCAGGCCGCGCGCTGA